A single Pristis pectinata isolate sPriPec2 chromosome 22, sPriPec2.1.pri, whole genome shotgun sequence DNA region contains:
- the LOC127581568 gene encoding zona pellucida-binding protein 1-like gives MTPTLKLLFVYGVILGGLFRKTVATTEVWQQVNRFPRNPLLRDHSPERKVIGSDDGPVKVYIKVHESSPRILCATPQLRNMELMDPNFSWKGPRGMQLSNRPDVKISLTGTLTIENFHKELSGVYVCTIYFYSPSTKSLQSLNLKYFLYAYRDPDYTYEFQAQYHAADCHNAYNSLFLKRLHTALNQLTSDLAYTISIHKSTCHTLKVPLAGIQYELFLTLKLHLDVEELDSICENNLEECDHNLRLEKVRHRVEAFFAKQAETYHEIFGLLPFVYYIDGTLQVIRVDRCKPGFGKDHKKHSSCPECCVVCSPGSYSSGRHVSCLPCSEAIHYGESDCDIE, from the coding sequence ATGACTCCCACCCTCAAGCTCCTCTTTGTGTATGGGGTGATTTTAGGTGGCTTGTTCAGAAAGACTGTTGCCACCACTGAAGTATGGCAGCAGGTTAACCGCTTCCCACGAAACCCACTGCTGAGGGACCACTCCCCTGAACGAAAAGTGATTGGCTCTGACGATGGTCCCGTGAAAGTCTACATCAAAGTACATGAGAGCAGCCCGCGAATTCTTTGCGCAACACCGCAGCTCAGGAACATGGAGCTGATGGACCCCAACTTCAGTTGGAAAGGACCAAGGGGGATGCAACTTTCTAATAGACCAGATGTAAAAATATCACTGACAGGGACACTGACCATTGAAAACTTCCACAAGGAATTATCAGGAGTATAtgtatgcactatttatttctacaGTCCTAGTACAAAATCCTTGCAGTCCTTGAATCTTAAGTATTTCTTGTACGCTTACCGGGACCCCGACTATACCTATGAATTTCAGGCTCAGTATCATGCAGCTGACTGCCACAATGCATACAATAGCCTCTTCTTAAAGAGGTTGCATACAGCTTTGAACCAGCTGACCTCAGACTTGGCCTATACAATTAGTATACATAAGTCAACCTGCCACACTCTCAAAGTGCCCTTGGCCGGCATACAGTACGAGCTGTTCCTCACCCTCAAGTTGCACCTTGACGTGGAAGAGTTGGACAGTATCTGCGAAAACAACTTAGAGGAGTGCGATCACAACCTCCGGCTAGAGAAGGTGCGGCACCGGGTGGAGGCCTTCTTCGCCAAGCAAGCGGAAACGTACCATGAGATCTTTGGCCTGCTACCTTTTGTCTACTACATTGACGGGACGCTGCAAGTGATTCGTGTTGACCGCTGCAAGCCCGGCTTTGGCAAGGACCACAAGAAACACTCAAGCTGCCCAGAGTGCTGCGTGGTGTGTAGCCCGGGCTCCTATAGTAGTGGCCGTCATGTGAGCTGCTTGCCCTGCAGTGAAGCCATCCATTATGGAGAGTCAGACTGTGACATTGAGTGA